A stretch of the Stegostoma tigrinum isolate sSteTig4 chromosome 34, sSteTig4.hap1, whole genome shotgun sequence genome encodes the following:
- the LOC125446384 gene encoding zinc finger protein 271-like, which yields MEKKLFKCDICDRAFTKSSMLVNHQHLHAGEKPFKCEVCNRGFTQSSGLVIHQRIHTGEKPFMCELCGKSFRQSSNLHVHQRIHTGEKPYRCEVCNKSFSYSSQLRIHQRIHTGEKPFTCKVCTKSFTNSSSLHKHQRIHTGEKLFVCHVCNKSFSKSWCLREHHRIHTGEKPFICLMCNKSFAQLSSLHVHKRIHTGEKLVKCEVCDKTFTQLGNLVVHQMIHTGEKPFKCEFCDKAFISSSSLLRHQRFHTGEKPFKCEVCEMAFTLSSTLLTHQRIHTGEKPFKCEVCYRAFTQSSNLHAHQRIHTGEKLFKCEVCNKSLSTSTTLRAHQHIHTGEKPFKCDECNKSFSRSSKLLLHQRIHTKE from the coding sequence ATGGAGAAGAAATTGTTCAAGTGTGACATATGTGACCGGGCCTTCACAAAATCATCAATGCTTGTGAATCACCAACACCTCCACGCAGGAGAGAAGCCCTTCAAGTGTGAAGTTTGCAACAGAGGCTTCACACAATCATCAGGTTTGGTGATTCACCagcgcattcacacaggggagaagccattcatgtGTGAATTGTGTGGCAAGTCATTCAGACAATCATCAAATCTCCATGTACATCAACGCATTCACACTGGCGAGAAACCATACAGATGCGAGGTGTGCAACAAATCATTCTCATATTCTTCACAACTCCGCATTCACCAACGTATCCACAcgggggagaaaccattcacctgcaaGGTGTGCACAAAATCATTCACAAACTCATCATCTCTGCACAaacaccaacgcattcacacgGGTGAGAAGCTATTTGTATGTCATGTATGCAATAAATCCTTCTCAAAGTCATGGTGCCTCCGTGAACACCATCgcattcacactggagagaaaccattcatctGCCTGATGTGCAATAAATCATTTGCACAGTTATCATCCCTCCATGTACACAAACGTATTCACACCGGGGAGAAACTGGTCAAGTGTGAAGTGTGTGACAAAACCTTCACCCAGTTAGGGAATCTCGTGGTCCATCAGATGATCCATACAGGGGAGAAACCCTTCAAGTGTGAGTTTTGTGATAAAGCTTTTATATCATCTTCAAGCCTTCTGAGACACCAGCGGTTTCACACAGGGGAAAAACCCTTCAAGTGTGAAGTTTGTGAGATGGCTTTCACTTTATCTTCTActctcctgactcaccaaaggattcacacaggggagaaaccatttaaGTGTGAGGTGTGCTACAGAGCCTTCACCCAGTCATCAAATCTCCATGCACATCAACgtattcacactggagagaaactatTTAAGTGTGAGGTGTGCAACAAATCACTGTCAACCTCAACGACCCTCCGTGCACACCAACacattcacacaggagagaaaccattcaaatGTGACGAGTGCAACAAATCCTTCTCAAGATCATCCAAACTTCTGCTTCATCAGAGGATCCACACAAAGGAGTAA